One genomic window of Myxococcus xanthus includes the following:
- the gatC gene encoding Asp-tRNA(Asn)/Glu-tRNA(Gln) amidotransferase subunit GatC, whose product MALTLEQVRHVATLARLSLTPEEEQRFTTQLSAVLDAVEQLQSLDVEAVEPTSHATLTSSRLREDVTRPSLPPEKSLANAPAKSDTSFAVPKIIE is encoded by the coding sequence GTGGCGCTCACGCTCGAGCAGGTGCGCCATGTGGCCACACTGGCGCGGCTGTCGCTGACTCCGGAAGAGGAGCAGCGCTTCACCACCCAGCTGTCCGCGGTGCTGGACGCGGTGGAGCAGCTCCAGTCGCTCGACGTGGAGGCCGTGGAGCCCACTTCCCACGCCACGCTCACGTCCTCACGGTTGCGTGAGGACGTGACGCGGCCGTCCCTGCCGCCAGAGAAGTCCCTGGCCAACGCGCCGGCGAAGTCGGACACGTCCTTCGCCGTGCCGAAAATCATCGAGTAG
- a CDS encoding zf-TFIIB domain-containing protein, producing the protein MADARTDKPSSTEEEYFAREEIEKKRKLALEQAAASAAQQREELKKLHWMKCPKCGMDLQTLKQGNVEIETCFNCHGIFLDAGELDQLVAQHGHEGSGKVMGAILNLFKKK; encoded by the coding sequence ATGGCCGACGCCCGTACCGACAAGCCGTCATCCACCGAGGAGGAGTACTTCGCCCGGGAGGAGATTGAGAAGAAGCGCAAGCTGGCTCTGGAGCAGGCCGCGGCGAGCGCGGCGCAGCAGCGCGAGGAGCTCAAGAAGCTCCACTGGATGAAGTGCCCCAAGTGCGGCATGGACCTCCAGACGCTGAAGCAGGGGAATGTCGAAATCGAGACCTGCTTCAACTGCCACGGCATCTTCCTGGACGCCGGGGAGCTGGACCAGCTGGTCGCCCAGCACGGCCACGAGGGCAGTGGCAAGGTGATGGGGGCCATCCTCAACCTCTTCAAGAAGAAGTAG
- the gatA gene encoding Asp-tRNA(Asn)/Glu-tRNA(Gln) amidotransferase subunit GatA — translation MQLTDLTMLELAAKLAAGEASSEEATRASLARIQQVDPKVRAFLRVDEAGALAAARASDARRKSGSPASALDGVPLGLKDIFLTEGVETTAGSRILEGFVPPYDATVVRLLKEAGLPLVGKLNMDEFAMGSSNESSAFFPSHNPWDVSRTPGGSSGGSAAAVAAREVFGALGTDTGGSIRQPAALTNTVGLKPTYGRVSRFGVIAFASSLDQPGPMTRTVADAAALLQVIARPDAQDATSADAPVPDYSADLEAGVRGLKLGVPREYFTEGMDPEVEAAVREALREYERLGATLVDVSLPHTKYALATYYLIAPAEASSNLARYDGVRFGLRAKDARSLRDVYALTREQGFGAEVKRRIMLGTFALSSGYYDAHYLRAQKVRTLIREDFTRAFQQVDALLSPTSPVPAFKLGEKVEDPLSMYLMDIYTLPCNLAGLPGLSVPCGFTKAGLPVGLQILGRPFDEAGLLRIARAYEREHDFFRRSAPL, via the coding sequence ATGCAGCTCACGGACCTCACGATGCTGGAGCTGGCCGCGAAGCTGGCCGCGGGAGAGGCCTCCTCCGAGGAGGCCACCCGCGCGAGCCTGGCGCGCATCCAGCAGGTGGACCCGAAGGTGCGCGCCTTCTTGCGCGTGGATGAAGCCGGTGCCCTGGCCGCCGCTCGCGCCAGTGACGCGCGCCGCAAGTCGGGCAGTCCCGCCAGCGCCCTGGACGGCGTGCCGTTGGGGCTCAAGGACATCTTCCTCACCGAGGGCGTGGAGACCACCGCCGGCTCGCGCATCCTGGAGGGCTTCGTTCCGCCCTATGACGCCACGGTGGTGCGCCTGCTGAAGGAGGCGGGCCTGCCGCTGGTGGGCAAGCTGAACATGGATGAGTTCGCGATGGGCTCATCCAACGAATCCAGCGCCTTCTTCCCCAGCCACAACCCGTGGGATGTGTCGCGCACGCCGGGCGGCTCGTCTGGTGGCTCGGCGGCGGCGGTGGCCGCGCGCGAGGTGTTCGGCGCGCTGGGAACGGACACGGGCGGCTCCATCCGCCAGCCCGCGGCGCTCACCAACACCGTGGGGCTGAAGCCCACCTACGGCCGGGTGTCGCGCTTTGGCGTCATCGCCTTCGCCTCGTCGCTGGACCAGCCGGGCCCCATGACGCGCACGGTGGCGGACGCGGCGGCGCTGCTCCAGGTGATTGCGCGGCCGGACGCGCAGGACGCCACGTCCGCGGACGCGCCCGTGCCGGATTATTCGGCGGACCTGGAGGCCGGCGTGCGGGGCCTGAAGCTGGGCGTTCCGCGCGAGTACTTCACCGAGGGCATGGACCCGGAGGTGGAGGCCGCGGTGCGCGAGGCCCTGCGCGAGTACGAGCGTCTGGGCGCGACGCTGGTGGACGTGTCGCTGCCCCACACGAAGTACGCGCTGGCGACGTACTACCTCATCGCGCCCGCGGAGGCGTCCAGCAACCTGGCTCGCTACGATGGCGTGCGCTTCGGCCTGCGGGCGAAGGACGCGCGCAGCCTGCGGGACGTGTACGCGCTGACGCGGGAGCAGGGCTTCGGCGCGGAGGTGAAGCGCCGCATCATGCTGGGGACCTTCGCGCTGTCCTCCGGCTACTACGACGCCCACTACCTGCGTGCGCAGAAGGTTCGCACGCTCATCCGCGAGGACTTCACGCGGGCCTTCCAGCAGGTGGACGCGCTGCTGTCGCCCACCTCGCCGGTGCCGGCCTTCAAGCTGGGTGAGAAGGTCGAGGACCCGCTGTCCATGTACCTCATGGACATCTACACGCTGCCTTGCAACCTGGCGGGCCTGCCCGGCCTGTCGGTGCCCTGCGGCTTCACGAAGGCGGGCTTGCCCGTGGGCCTGCAGATTCTGGGGCGGCCCTTCGACGAGGCTGGCCTGCTGCGCATTGCCCGCGCCTACGAGCGCGAGCACGACTTC
- a CDS encoding antibiotic biosynthesis monooxygenase family protein encodes MIVAIARFRPAPEEADRLVARFQARTRAVDGYPGFLGLEELRSFERPPELMLVTRWRDKASMRAYFQSEDFQRAREASAQQEDATFALYEAVGT; translated from the coding sequence ATGATTGTCGCCATCGCCCGCTTCCGGCCAGCCCCCGAGGAAGCGGACCGCCTGGTCGCCCGCTTCCAGGCGCGCACGCGGGCGGTGGACGGATACCCGGGCTTCCTGGGGCTGGAGGAGCTGCGCTCCTTCGAACGGCCGCCGGAGCTGATGCTGGTGACGCGCTGGCGGGACAAGGCCTCCATGCGGGCCTACTTTCAGTCCGAGGACTTCCAGCGGGCGCGGGAGGCGAGCGCCCAGCAGGAGGACGCCACCTTCGCCCTCTACGAGGCGGTGGGCACATGA
- a CDS encoding FtsK/SpoIIIE family DNA translocase has protein sequence MTAKKGRAEKAVLSRQEIATRRRALADKRMKAGKGGDVTTRAITGVFLLAASLIALLAVATFDAKDRVGPGFNNAVGPMGHLIAESLRGLLGVCAYLIPAGGIYTAMVLFVGSRDRKRGPQIISLALLTVSVSVLAQLMFAGDKGWAHPPGGALGASLGGIMSGLFSTVGTVILVTAISAAALIVGTQYTFLKLCSLAWAGLCVVGRRVQESASVFWEAQKVAYQERQERAAEEKLEEAAFLAQLEADEEELAEAERLAEEAEAAEAEAMAEEAFRLSKQQEKEQAIAAKLALKESREREKAEKLEKKLLPPTREADSLPPAPAPVLALPEKAPAKAEKRPALGADPAWAASFLPPSPNLIIPADGADATETPRARRRPNIVTGPAPVPMADMEAEPVAPVAAAPIAPVPPAPAAPADIVPAPPAALARMPLIVEPKAPPKPTVKKSQDQFEFVGDRKSFSLPPLDVLEYDKTERSALDKDVYLSTAEKLRAKLADFGIVGEVVEIRPGPVVTMYEFLPGPGIKVSKIAALADDLAMAMEAMRVRIVAPIPGKGVVGIEVPNRDRETVYLKEIAEQDAFNKGASKLTMCVGKDIEGMPYVLDLAKAPHLLIAGTTGSGKSVAVNSMIMSILLKATPEEVRFIMVDPKMLELSVYEGIPHLLLPVVTDPKKAALALRWAVEEMERRYQMLSEAGVRNIAGFNKLVESTAVEVKTTTESAPKKKAKPKNVLVLDGESPKSSMPAGGESLGVAAPRDDEDDMLDAQAPEEAEAPELEDESEDTEAMEASESTEPEKKQLKKLPYIVVIIDELADLMMVASREVETYVARLAQMARAAGIHLMVATQRPSTDVVTGVIKANFPTRVSFMLRSKPDSMTILGTVGAEALLGMGDMLIMPPTSAHLQRVHGAFVSENEIKKAVDHLKAQGKPVYDDSILKPRDEDVEGGGEEDELSDELYDQALATVSEMRAVSISMLQRKMRIGYNRAARMIERMERDGVVGAADGAKPREVLIRGLGDMPGAGAM, from the coding sequence ATGACGGCGAAGAAGGGTCGGGCGGAGAAGGCGGTCTTGTCCCGGCAGGAAATCGCGACGCGCCGCAGGGCGCTGGCGGACAAGCGGATGAAGGCCGGCAAGGGCGGTGACGTCACCACCCGAGCCATCACCGGCGTGTTCCTGCTGGCGGCGTCGTTGATTGCCCTGCTGGCGGTGGCCACTTTCGACGCGAAGGACCGGGTGGGCCCGGGCTTCAACAACGCGGTGGGCCCCATGGGGCACCTCATCGCGGAGTCCCTGCGCGGCTTGCTGGGCGTGTGCGCCTACCTCATCCCGGCGGGTGGCATCTACACGGCCATGGTGCTCTTCGTGGGCAGCCGCGACCGGAAGCGAGGACCGCAAATCATCAGCCTGGCGCTGCTGACGGTCAGCGTGTCCGTGCTGGCGCAGTTGATGTTCGCCGGTGACAAGGGCTGGGCGCACCCACCGGGTGGCGCGCTGGGCGCCAGCCTGGGCGGCATCATGTCCGGCCTGTTCTCCACGGTGGGCACCGTCATCCTGGTGACAGCCATCAGCGCGGCCGCCCTCATCGTGGGCACCCAGTACACCTTCCTCAAGCTGTGCTCGCTGGCGTGGGCCGGGCTCTGCGTGGTGGGCCGCCGCGTCCAGGAGTCCGCCAGCGTGTTCTGGGAGGCTCAGAAGGTGGCCTACCAGGAGCGCCAGGAACGCGCCGCCGAGGAGAAGCTCGAGGAGGCCGCCTTCCTCGCGCAGCTCGAGGCCGACGAGGAAGAGCTCGCCGAAGCCGAGCGCCTGGCCGAAGAGGCAGAGGCCGCCGAGGCCGAAGCGATGGCGGAGGAGGCCTTCCGGCTGTCGAAGCAGCAGGAGAAGGAGCAGGCCATCGCCGCGAAGCTGGCGCTCAAGGAGTCCCGCGAGCGCGAGAAGGCGGAGAAGCTGGAGAAGAAGCTGCTCCCGCCGACCCGCGAGGCCGATTCGCTGCCCCCTGCCCCCGCGCCCGTGCTGGCCCTTCCGGAGAAAGCGCCGGCGAAGGCGGAGAAACGCCCGGCCCTCGGTGCCGACCCGGCCTGGGCCGCGTCCTTCCTGCCGCCCTCGCCCAACCTCATCATTCCCGCCGACGGCGCCGACGCCACCGAAACGCCGCGCGCCCGCCGCAGGCCGAACATCGTCACCGGCCCGGCGCCGGTCCCCATGGCTGACATGGAGGCCGAGCCTGTCGCGCCCGTCGCCGCCGCCCCCATCGCGCCGGTGCCGCCCGCCCCCGCCGCCCCGGCCGACATCGTCCCCGCGCCGCCGGCCGCGCTGGCGCGCATGCCGCTCATCGTGGAGCCCAAGGCCCCGCCCAAGCCCACCGTCAAGAAGAGCCAGGACCAGTTCGAGTTCGTCGGCGACCGCAAGAGCTTCTCGCTGCCGCCGCTCGACGTGCTCGAGTACGACAAGACGGAGCGCTCCGCGCTGGACAAGGACGTGTACCTGTCCACGGCGGAGAAGCTGCGCGCGAAGCTGGCGGACTTCGGCATCGTCGGCGAGGTGGTGGAGATTCGCCCCGGCCCCGTCGTCACCATGTACGAGTTCCTCCCGGGCCCCGGCATCAAGGTGAGCAAGATTGCCGCGCTCGCGGACGACCTCGCCATGGCCATGGAGGCCATGCGCGTGCGCATCGTCGCCCCCATCCCCGGCAAGGGCGTGGTGGGCATCGAGGTGCCGAACAGGGACCGTGAAACCGTCTACCTCAAGGAGATTGCCGAGCAGGACGCCTTCAACAAGGGCGCCAGCAAGCTGACCATGTGCGTGGGCAAGGACATCGAGGGCATGCCGTACGTCCTCGACCTGGCCAAGGCGCCCCACCTGCTCATCGCCGGCACCACCGGGTCCGGTAAGTCGGTGGCGGTGAACTCCATGATCATGAGCATCCTCCTCAAGGCCACGCCCGAGGAGGTCCGCTTCATCATGGTGGACCCGAAGATGCTGGAGCTCTCCGTCTACGAGGGCATCCCCCACCTGCTGCTGCCGGTGGTGACGGACCCGAAGAAGGCGGCGCTCGCGCTGCGCTGGGCCGTGGAGGAGATGGAGCGCCGCTACCAGATGCTGTCCGAGGCGGGCGTGCGCAACATCGCCGGCTTCAACAAGCTGGTGGAGAGCACCGCGGTGGAGGTGAAGACGACCACCGAGTCCGCGCCGAAGAAGAAGGCGAAGCCGAAGAACGTGCTCGTGCTCGATGGCGAGAGCCCCAAGTCCTCCATGCCCGCGGGCGGTGAGAGCCTGGGCGTCGCCGCACCCCGGGACGACGAGGACGACATGCTCGACGCGCAGGCGCCCGAGGAAGCCGAGGCTCCGGAGCTGGAGGACGAGTCCGAGGACACCGAGGCGATGGAGGCCAGCGAGTCCACCGAGCCGGAGAAGAAGCAGCTCAAGAAGCTGCCCTACATCGTGGTCATCATCGACGAGCTCGCCGACCTGATGATGGTGGCCAGCCGCGAGGTGGAGACCTACGTCGCTCGCCTGGCGCAGATGGCCCGCGCGGCCGGCATCCACCTGATGGTCGCCACGCAGCGCCCGTCCACGGACGTCGTCACCGGCGTCATCAAGGCCAACTTCCCCACGCGCGTCAGCTTCATGCTGCGCTCGAAGCCGGACTCGATGACGATTCTGGGCACGGTCGGTGCGGAGGCCCTGCTGGGCATGGGCGACATGCTCATCATGCCGCCCACCAGCGCGCACCTGCAGCGCGTGCACGGCGCCTTCGTGTCGGAGAACGAAATCAAGAAGGCGGTGGACCACCTCAAGGCCCAGGGCAAGCCCGTCTACGACGACTCCATCCTCAAGCCGCGCGACGAGGACGTGGAAGGTGGCGGCGAGGAGGACGAGCTGTCCGACGAGCTGTACGACCAGGCGCTCGCGACGGTCAGCGAGATGCGGGCCGTCTCCATCTCCATGCTCCAGCGCAAGATGCGCATCGGCTACAACCGCGCGGCCCGCATGATTGAGCGGATGGAGCGCGACGGGGTGGTGGGCGCGGCGGACGGCGCCAAGCCCCGCGAGGTGCTCATCCGGGGCCTGGGCGACATGCCCGGCGCCGGGGCCATGTAA